From Mauremys reevesii isolate NIE-2019 linkage group 10, ASM1616193v1, whole genome shotgun sequence, the proteins below share one genomic window:
- the LOC120374141 gene encoding gonadotropin-releasing hormone II receptor-like gives MPEEQDLMTPPQSADVVDENLSVSGCPEPWIEPTFTLAARVRVIITICFFLIAASSNSVVLYSIMRKRRKSHVRLLILSLTVADLLVTFTVMPLDAVWNVTVQWYAGDLPCKLLNFLKLFAMYSAALVLVVISLDRHSAILHPFAFANSSRRNRLMLCVAWVMSLLLASPQLFLFHLHTVPGVNFTQCVTHGSFQEHWEEIIYNMFTFTTLYVAPLSVMIVCYIRIIWEISKQLKINKGLARSKNDHISKARMKTLKMTVVIVASFVICWTPYYLLGLWYWFQPDMIQRMPEYINHSLFLFGLLHTCTDPVIYGLYTPSFREDMKACLRGIETVITGQERNKLLSSSEMNIKDYIINGGAASGASNGTIIHTVC, from the exons ATGCCTGAAGAACAGGATCTTATGACTCCTCCTCAGTCAGCTGATGTTGTGGATGAAAACCTCTCTGTTTCCGGCTGCCCCGAGCCCTGGATCGAACCCACTTTCACACTAGCAGCCAGGGTCCGTGTGATCATCACCATCTGCTTTTTCTTGATAGCAGCATCCAGCAACTCAGTTGTGTTATACAGCATcatgaggaagagaaggaagtCCCATGTCCGGCTGCTGATACTGAGCTTAACAGTGGCAGATTTACTGGTGACCTTCACGGTCATGCCCCTGGACGCTGTGTGGAACGTGACGGTCCAGTGGTATGCTGGGGACCTGCCGTGTAAATTGCTGAACTTCCTCAAGCTCTTTGCCATGTACTCTGCAGCACTGGTGCTTGTGGTTATCAGCCTAGACCGGCACTCAGCCATCCTCCACCCCTTTGCCTTTGCTAATTCCAGTCGACGCAACAGACTCATGTTATGCGTCGCTTGGGTCATGAGCCTTCTGCTGGCCTCGCCCCAG CTTTTTCTTTTTCACCTGCACACTGTCCCGGGTGTCAATTTTACCCAGTGTGTGACCCATGGAAGTTTCCAAGAGCACTGGGAAGAAATAATCTACAACATGTTCACCTTCACCACCCTCTACGTCGCCCCACTGAGCGTCATGATTGTCTGCTACATCCGCATCATCTGGGAAATCAGTAAGCAACTGAAGATCAACAAGG GTCTAGCAAGAAGCAAAAATGATCACATCTCCAAGGCGCGAATGAAGACCCTCAAGATGACCGTTGTGATAGTTGCTTCCTTCGTTATCTGCTGGACCCCATATTACCTCCTGGGCCTGTGGTACTGGTTCCAGCCAGACATGATTCAACGCATGCCCGAGTACATCAACCACAGTCTCTTTCTCTTTGGCTTGCTACACACGTGCACCGACCCGGTCATTTACGGTCTCTACACTCCTTCCTTCCGAGAGGATATGAAGGCGTGCCTTAGAGGAATCGAAACAGTAATTACAGGGCAGGAGAGAAACAAACTGCTGTCCAGTTCTGAGATGAACATAAAAGACTACATTATAAATGGCGGAGCAGCTTCGGGCGCTTCCAACGGCACAATCATCCACACGGTCTGCTAA